One Candidatus Devosia phytovorans genomic window carries:
- a CDS encoding aminoglycoside phosphotransferase family protein encodes MSEGGRFAVPESVRRRAIAEGAAGQDWLARLDTTIEALEANWGVTIGEALEGGSAAFVAEAIAANGDAFIVKVGTPGSAIGRHEADVLQRADGHGYVKLLRHDPGRQAMLLEKLGERLDLVDISHQQKIDIVCATLNDAWMPVPLDATYVTGTEKANSLATGILQMWERNGQPCSAEVIESAMRYCQERAALYKPEGAVLAHGDPHMGNLLADPATDPIRFKLVDPDGLAIEPAYDLGVLLRGWNEGIEGKNAHNIGRGRVRLLTQRTQVPAEAIWQWAYIERVSTGLLLLEIGDHNEGRLYLRTAEALLVI; translated from the coding sequence ATGAGCGAGGGGGGCCGGTTTGCCGTTCCCGAATCTGTCCGGCGCCGGGCCATTGCCGAAGGCGCGGCTGGCCAGGACTGGCTGGCCCGGCTCGATACGACCATCGAGGCATTGGAAGCCAATTGGGGCGTGACCATTGGCGAGGCGCTTGAGGGCGGCAGTGCCGCCTTCGTCGCAGAGGCCATTGCCGCCAACGGCGACGCCTTCATCGTCAAGGTCGGCACCCCCGGCAGCGCCATTGGCCGCCACGAGGCCGACGTGCTGCAGCGCGCCGATGGCCATGGCTATGTCAAACTCCTGCGCCACGACCCCGGCCGCCAGGCCATGCTGCTGGAGAAGCTCGGCGAGCGGCTTGATCTCGTCGACATTTCCCACCAGCAGAAGATCGATATCGTCTGCGCCACGCTCAACGACGCCTGGATGCCCGTCCCGCTCGACGCCACCTATGTGACAGGCACCGAAAAGGCCAATTCACTGGCCACCGGCATTCTCCAGATGTGGGAGCGCAACGGCCAGCCCTGTTCCGCCGAAGTCATCGAATCCGCCATGCGCTACTGCCAGGAGCGCGCGGCCCTCTATAAGCCCGAAGGCGCGGTCCTCGCCCATGGCGATCCGCATATGGGCAACCTGCTGGCCGATCCGGCCACCGACCCGATCCGCTTCAAGCTGGTCGATCCCGATGGCCTCGCCATAGAGCCGGCCTATGACCTGGGCGTGCTGCTGCGCGGCTGGAACGAGGGCATTGAAGGCAAGAATGCGCATAATATCGGGCGCGGCCGTGTGCGGCTCCTGACCCAGCGCACTCAGGTGCCGGCCGAGGCCATCTGGCAATGGGCCTATATCGAGCGCGTCTCGACCGGCCTATTGCTTCTCGAAATCGGCGACCACAATGAGGGCCGCCTCTATCTTCGCACCGCCGAAGCGCTGCTGGTCATCTAG
- the fliN gene encoding flagellar motor switch protein FliN: protein MASPGRSRGPEGHVERTADDLEAVFDVPVRVSVVLGRTKMPVSSLLKLDTGTVIELDRQVGEAVEIFINERLVARGEIVLVENKLGVTMTEIIKAQ from the coding sequence ATGGCTTCGCCCGGTCGCAGCCGTGGCCCCGAGGGTCATGTCGAGCGCACCGCCGACGACCTCGAAGCGGTCTTCGATGTTCCAGTCCGCGTCTCGGTCGTCCTGGGCCGCACCAAAATGCCCGTCTCGTCCCTGCTCAAGCTCGATACCGGCACGGTGATTGAGCTCGACCGCCAGGTCGGCGAGGCCGTGGAAATCTTCATCAACGAGCGCCTCGTGGCGCGCGGGGAAATCGTGCTCGTCGAGAACAAGCTCGGCGTCACCATGACCGAAATCATCAAAGCACAATAA
- the fliG gene encoding flagellar motor switch protein FliG, with protein sequence MALVSQSGGVPELNAPKQLIVGANADHRVLAGDEKAAALLLALGPDYGKPIFDELDELEVKTLSRAMVRLGPITQEMLDDLLVEFVTTVSSNGSLTGNTDSTERLLLSFLPQDKVDSIMEEIRGPAGRNMWEKLSNVQADVLAAYLKNEYPQTIAVVLSKIATDHASQVLSALPEELAMDVVQRMLGLDPVQKEILDKIENTLRTEFMSTLNHSKRRDSHEQMAEIFNSFDRQTEARFITTLEEHSRDDAERIKSLMFTFEDLAKLESSAIQTLLTKMDKKDLALSLKGANDSVKESFFKNMSGRTAKLLKDDMEAMGPVRLKDVDEAQGRMVSTAKDLAAKGDIIILKSKSDDQMVA encoded by the coding sequence ATGGCACTCGTTTCACAATCCGGCGGCGTCCCCGAACTCAATGCCCCCAAGCAGTTGATCGTCGGCGCCAATGCCGACCATCGCGTCCTCGCTGGCGACGAAAAGGCGGCGGCCCTGCTGCTGGCGCTCGGCCCCGACTATGGCAAGCCCATTTTCGACGAACTGGACGAGCTCGAGGTCAAGACCCTCAGCCGCGCCATGGTGCGTCTCGGCCCGATCACCCAGGAAATGCTGGATGACCTGCTGGTCGAATTCGTCACCACCGTCTCGTCCAATGGCTCGCTCACGGGCAATACCGACAGCACCGAACGCCTGCTGCTGAGCTTCCTGCCACAGGACAAGGTCGATTCCATCATGGAAGAGATCCGTGGTCCCGCCGGCCGCAACATGTGGGAGAAACTCTCCAACGTGCAGGCCGACGTTCTCGCCGCCTATCTCAAGAACGAATATCCCCAGACCATCGCTGTGGTGCTCTCCAAGATCGCCACCGACCACGCCAGCCAGGTGCTTTCCGCCCTGCCAGAAGAACTGGCCATGGACGTGGTGCAGCGCATGCTCGGCCTCGACCCGGTGCAAAAGGAAATCCTCGACAAGATCGAGAACACCCTGCGCACCGAATTCATGTCGACGCTCAACCATTCCAAGCGCCGTGACAGCCACGAGCAGATGGCGGAAATCTTCAACAGCTTCGACCGCCAGACCGAAGCGCGCTTCATCACCACTCTTGAAGAGCACAGCCGCGACGATGCCGAACGCATCAAGTCGCTGATGTTCACCTTCGAGGATCTGGCCAAGCTGGAATCCTCTGCCATCCAGACCCTGCTCACCAAGATGGACAAGAAGGATCTGGCGCTCTCGCTCAAGGGCGCCAACGACTCGGTCAAGGAATCCTTCTTTAAGAACATGTCCGGCCGCACCGCGAAACTCCTCAAGGACGACATGGAGGCCATGGGCCCCGTGCGCCTCAAGGATGTCGACGAAGCGCAGGGCCGCATGGTCTCCACCGCCAAGGATCTTGCCGCCAAGGGCGACATCATCATCCTCAAGTCCAAATCCGACGATCAGATGGTGGCGTAA
- a CDS encoding sigma-54 dependent transcriptional regulator, which yields MRLLIIGALEGQLSEATKMAMNGGAKVAHAPSVEIALAALRAGRGADLLLCDVAMDIGGLIAGLEAERIAIPVVACGVEANAAAAVNAIRAGAKEYIPLPPDAELIAAVIAAVTREHSDFLFRDPAMERVVKMADQIAGSDASILITGESGTGKEVIAKYVHAKSKRAAKPFISVNCAAIPEALLESELFGHEKGAFTGAVARRIGKFEEASGGTLLLDEISEMDIRLQAKLLRAIQERVIDRVGGGKPVPVDIRILATSNRNLNEAVREGSFREDLLFRLNVVNLKLPALRDRPGDISALSEHFVAKYAKANGLPPRELSPEARSALLKAPWPGNVRELENTLHRAVLLSSGDVIGPDAIVLPDGMGLTEAAASSHSLSAQLAQTAQTMSAALVGRTVADVERDLILDTLDHTLGNRTHAANILGISIRTLRNKLNQYADEGTNVPDPGERRSVA from the coding sequence ATGCGTCTGCTCATCATCGGTGCCCTCGAGGGCCAACTCAGCGAAGCCACCAAGATGGCGATGAATGGCGGGGCCAAGGTCGCCCATGCGCCTTCCGTCGAAATCGCTTTGGCGGCCCTGCGCGCCGGCCGTGGCGCCGACCTGCTGCTCTGCGACGTCGCCATGGATATCGGTGGCTTGATCGCCGGCCTCGAAGCCGAGCGCATCGCCATTCCCGTCGTCGCCTGCGGCGTCGAGGCCAATGCCGCCGCCGCCGTCAACGCCATCCGCGCCGGCGCCAAGGAATATATCCCCCTACCCCCCGATGCCGAGCTGATCGCAGCCGTCATCGCTGCCGTCACCCGCGAACATTCGGATTTCCTGTTCCGCGATCCGGCCATGGAACGCGTCGTCAAGATGGCCGACCAGATCGCCGGCTCCGATGCCTCCATCCTGATCACCGGCGAAAGCGGCACCGGCAAGGAAGTCATCGCCAAATATGTCCACGCCAAGTCCAAGCGCGCGGCGAAACCCTTCATCTCGGTCAACTGCGCCGCCATTCCCGAAGCCCTGCTCGAAAGCGAGCTGTTCGGCCACGAGAAGGGCGCCTTCACCGGCGCCGTGGCCCGCCGTATCGGCAAGTTCGAGGAAGCCTCGGGCGGCACGCTCCTGCTCGACGAAATTTCCGAGATGGACATCCGCCTCCAGGCCAAGCTCCTCCGCGCCATCCAGGAACGCGTCATCGACCGTGTCGGCGGCGGCAAGCCCGTGCCGGTCGATATCCGCATTCTCGCCACCTCCAACCGCAACCTCAACGAGGCCGTCCGCGAAGGCTCGTTCCGCGAAGACCTGCTGTTTCGCCTCAATGTGGTGAACCTCAAGCTTCCCGCCCTGCGGGATCGCCCCGGCGACATCTCGGCGCTATCGGAACATTTCGTCGCCAAATATGCCAAGGCCAATGGCCTGCCGCCGCGCGAACTCTCGCCCGAAGCCCGCTCGGCCCTGCTCAAGGCCCCCTGGCCAGGCAACGTGCGCGAACTCGAAAATACCCTGCACCGCGCCGTGCTGCTTTCTTCGGGCGACGTCATCGGCCCCGACGCCATTGTCCTGCCCGATGGCATGGGCCTGACCGAAGCCGCCGCCTCGAGCCATTCGCTCTCGGCCCAGCTCGCCCAGACCGCCCAGACCATGTCGGCGGCGCTGGTTGGCCGCACCGTGGCCGATGTCGAGCGCGATCTTATCCTGGATACACTCGATCACACCTTGGGCAACCGCACCCATGCGGCCAATATCCTCGGCATTTCGATTCGCACCCTGCGCAACAAGCTCAATCAATATGCCGACGAAGGCACTAACGTACCCGACCCCGGCGAACGCCGCAGCGTGGCCTGA
- a CDS encoding DUF1801 domain-containing protein has translation MSKKPDTVDAYIATLDDGVQQIFAALRETVLRLAPGATETIKYDMAAWQLNGTYLVYAGAWKKHIGLYPVGRGDGAFEAMLAPYRDKKDTVKFVYAKPMPFDVIEAILRARLAEIERHA, from the coding sequence ATGAGCAAAAAGCCCGATACGGTCGATGCCTATATCGCGACGCTGGACGATGGCGTGCAGCAGATTTTTGCGGCGCTGCGCGAGACCGTGCTGCGCCTGGCGCCCGGCGCCACGGAAACAATCAAATACGACATGGCAGCCTGGCAGCTCAATGGTACCTATCTCGTTTATGCCGGAGCCTGGAAGAAGCATATCGGGCTCTATCCGGTGGGTCGTGGCGACGGGGCTTTCGAGGCGATGCTGGCGCCCTACCGGGACAAGAAGGATACGGTCAAATTCGTCTATGCCAAGCCGATGCCATTCGATGTCATCGAGGCAATCCTGCGCGCGAGGCTGGCAGAGATCGAAAGGCATGCCTAG
- a CDS encoding FliH/SctL family protein — MARPARFTFDLDLGSRPTVANANAPAPIPSIPEDLVSQLIAQAREEAYAEGVIAGERNASAIAAQTLAAAAGTLATQTAEMAASLDDATAELRREAVELAASVGRKLALHLLARFPTHELDALIAECMQSLNGVPHLVIRCNPAISDAIRDIATAHMQTSGFAGRLVVMGDPDLRLGDGRLEWVDGGLVRDIGAVSKDIDSKISAYLAARTGGQAKQEESGH, encoded by the coding sequence ATGGCACGACCCGCACGTTTCACCTTCGATCTCGATCTGGGCAGCCGCCCCACCGTGGCCAATGCCAATGCGCCTGCGCCCATTCCCTCCATTCCCGAAGATCTGGTCTCCCAGCTCATCGCCCAGGCGCGCGAAGAGGCCTATGCCGAGGGCGTGATCGCCGGAGAGCGCAATGCCTCGGCCATCGCCGCCCAGACCCTGGCTGCTGCCGCCGGCACGCTGGCCACCCAGACCGCCGAAATGGCCGCCTCGCTCGACGACGCCACCGCCGAGCTGCGCCGCGAGGCCGTCGAACTGGCCGCCAGCGTCGGCCGCAAGCTGGCGCTGCATCTGCTGGCGCGCTTTCCCACGCACGAACTCGACGCGCTGATCGCCGAATGCATGCAGAGCCTCAATGGCGTGCCGCATCTGGTCATCCGCTGCAATCCGGCCATTTCCGACGCCATCCGCGATATCGCCACCGCCCACATGCAGACCTCGGGCTTCGCTGGCCGCCTGGTCGTCATGGGCGACCCCGACCTGCGCCTCGGCGACGGCCGTCTCGAATGGGTCGACGGCGGCCTCGTGCGTGACATCGGCGCGGTTTCCAAAGACATCGACAGCAAGATTTCGGCCTATCTCGCCGCCCGTACCGGCGGCCAGGCCAAGCAAGAGGAGAGCGGCCATTGA
- the flhA gene encoding flagellar biosynthesis protein FlhA, translated as MTDLPGGSARPAFKVPTVNSVVDLLRSGDIALAAGVMGLIVILIVPMPPLLVDGLLAISIVFSVMILMTALFIQKPLEFSSFPTVLLIATMLRLGLNLATTRLILSDGHTGHSAAGHVIEAFGNFITRGNFIIGTVIFIILVIVNFIVITKGSGRIAEVAARFSLDAMPGKQMAIDADLSAGLIDEDTAKRRRAELEGESAFFGNMDGASKFVRGDAIAGLIITFINISAGMLIGIMQQGLSFEEAGNVYTLLTIGDGLVSQIPALIVSTAAGILVSKSGVQGSADKALAAQFTGYPRALGMSAAVMAGLALLPGMPVIPFMALAGGVGYVAWRAAQTKDARKADEAVQQLAKAAAAPGAPGAAAANAETPITDSLKIDELKLELGYGLLSLVKEDENGSDRLTEQIKALRRQLAVELGFVMPPVRILDNMQLDPNVYKVRIKEVEAGAGEIYANQLMVMDPYGNQIDLPGTHTTEPTFGLPATWIEPALRDEAELRGLSIIDPSTVISTHLTEVLKANVSDLLSYANVQSLLSGLPKEQQKLVEDIVPGLISVSGVQRVLQALLNERISIRDLSTILEGIAEVAGPGRSVQTIAEHVRSRLARQICAAHLGPDGNLPLLTLSPQWERDFAEAMVGDGENRHLAMAPSRLQQFIAGIQQGFERAAQAGEMPVLITSPSIRPHVRSIIERFRPQTVVMSQNEVHPRIRLKTVGSI; from the coding sequence ATGACCGACCTGCCCGGCGGTAGCGCACGACCTGCTTTCAAAGTGCCCACCGTCAATTCGGTGGTCGATCTGCTGCGCTCGGGCGACATCGCCCTCGCTGCTGGCGTCATGGGTCTTATCGTCATTCTCATCGTGCCCATGCCACCCCTGCTGGTGGACGGGCTGCTGGCGATCTCCATCGTCTTCTCGGTGATGATCCTGATGACGGCGCTCTTCATCCAGAAGCCGCTCGAATTCTCGTCCTTCCCGACGGTCCTGCTCATCGCCACCATGCTGCGCCTGGGCCTCAACCTGGCCACGACGCGACTGATCCTCTCAGATGGTCACACCGGCCACAGCGCCGCCGGTCACGTCATCGAGGCCTTCGGCAATTTCATCACCCGCGGCAATTTCATCATCGGTACGGTGATCTTCATCATCCTCGTGATCGTGAACTTCATCGTCATCACCAAGGGTTCCGGCCGTATCGCCGAGGTGGCCGCCCGCTTCAGCCTCGACGCCATGCCCGGCAAGCAGATGGCCATCGACGCCGACCTCTCGGCCGGCCTGATCGACGAAGACACCGCCAAGCGCCGCCGCGCCGAGCTCGAAGGCGAAAGCGCCTTCTTCGGTAACATGGACGGTGCGAGTAAGTTCGTGCGCGGCGACGCCATCGCCGGCCTCATCATCACCTTCATCAACATTTCCGCCGGCATGCTGATCGGCATCATGCAGCAGGGCCTCTCTTTCGAAGAGGCCGGCAATGTCTATACGCTGCTGACCATCGGCGACGGCCTGGTCTCCCAGATCCCGGCCCTGATCGTCTCGACCGCTGCCGGTATCCTCGTCTCCAAGTCCGGCGTGCAGGGCTCCGCCGACAAGGCACTGGCCGCCCAGTTCACCGGCTATCCGCGCGCCCTGGGCATGTCGGCCGCCGTCATGGCTGGCCTCGCCCTGCTGCCCGGTATGCCGGTCATCCCCTTCATGGCCCTTGCCGGTGGCGTCGGATATGTCGCTTGGCGCGCCGCCCAGACCAAGGATGCCAGAAAGGCCGATGAGGCCGTCCAGCAACTGGCCAAGGCCGCAGCCGCCCCGGGCGCCCCCGGCGCTGCCGCAGCCAATGCCGAAACCCCGATCACCGACAGCCTCAAGATCGACGAGCTCAAGCTCGAACTGGGCTATGGCCTGCTCAGCCTCGTCAAGGAAGACGAAAACGGCTCCGACCGCCTCACCGAACAGATCAAGGCACTGCGCCGCCAGCTCGCCGTCGAGCTCGGCTTCGTCATGCCCCCGGTCCGCATCCTCGACAACATGCAGCTCGACCCCAATGTCTACAAGGTCCGCATCAAGGAAGTCGAAGCCGGCGCCGGCGAGATCTACGCCAACCAGCTGATGGTCATGGACCCCTATGGCAATCAGATCGACCTGCCGGGCACCCATACCACCGAGCCCACCTTTGGCCTGCCCGCCACCTGGATCGAACCGGCCCTGCGCGACGAAGCCGAACTGCGCGGCCTTTCCATCATCGATCCCTCGACCGTCATCTCCACCCATCTGACCGAAGTGCTGAAGGCCAATGTCAGCGACCTGCTGAGCTACGCCAATGTGCAGTCCCTGCTCTCGGGCCTGCCCAAGGAACAGCAAAAGCTCGTGGAAGACATCGTCCCCGGCCTGATTTCGGTTTCGGGCGTGCAGCGGGTGCTGCAGGCCCTGCTCAACGAGCGCATTTCCATTCGCGATCTCTCGACCATCCTCGAAGGCATTGCCGAAGTCGCCGGCCCCGGCCGTTCCGTCCAGACGATTGCCGAGCATGTTCGCTCGCGCCTCGCCCGTCAGATCTGCGCGGCGCATCTCGGCCCCGATGGCAACCTGCCGCTCCTGACGCTTTCCCCACAGTGGGAACGCGACTTTGCCGAGGCCATGGTCGGCGATGGCGAAAACCGCCACCTCGCCATGGCGCCGAGCCGGTTGCAGCAGTTCATCGCCGGCATTCAGCAGGGCTTTGAGCGCGCCGCTCAGGCCGGTGAAATGCCGGTCCTCATTACCTCGCCCTCGATCCGGCCGCATGTCCGCTCGATCATCGAGCGCTTCCGTCCGCAGACCGTTGTCATGAGCCAGAACGAGGTGCATCCTCGCATTCGTCTCAAGACGGTGGGGAGCATCTGA
- a CDS encoding glutathione S-transferase N-terminal domain-containing protein encodes MADLSSFPITKIWPAANPDVIQLYSFPTPNGVKVSIMLEETGLAYEPHAVNIMKNETWGPEYLSLNPNGKIPAIIDPNGPGGKPLGLFESGAILIYLAEKSGKFLSSDPGKRYETIQWVMFQMAAIGPMFGQLGFFHKFAGAAYEDKRPRDRYAAESKRVLGVLETRLEGRDWIMDDYSIADIAAIGWVNNLITFYGAAEIVDYASLRNVPAWLERALARPAVQSGLNIPSRS; translated from the coding sequence ATGGCCGACCTATCGAGCTTTCCGATCACGAAAATCTGGCCTGCGGCCAATCCTGACGTGATCCAGCTCTATTCCTTCCCGACGCCCAATGGGGTCAAGGTTTCCATCATGCTGGAAGAGACGGGACTGGCCTATGAGCCGCATGCCGTCAACATCATGAAGAACGAGACCTGGGGCCCGGAGTATCTCTCGCTCAATCCGAACGGCAAGATCCCGGCGATCATTGATCCCAACGGCCCGGGCGGCAAGCCGCTGGGCCTGTTCGAATCCGGCGCCATCCTGATCTACCTGGCCGAAAAGAGCGGCAAGTTCCTGTCGAGTGATCCGGGCAAGCGCTACGAGACCATCCAGTGGGTGATGTTCCAGATGGCAGCGATCGGCCCGATGTTCGGCCAGCTCGGCTTCTTTCACAAGTTCGCCGGTGCGGCCTATGAGGACAAGCGCCCGCGTGACCGCTATGCGGCGGAGTCCAAGCGCGTGCTCGGCGTGCTGGAAACACGGCTCGAGGGCCGTGACTGGATCATGGACGACTATTCGATCGCCGATATCGCGGCGATCGGCTGGGTCAACAATCTCATCACCTTCTATGGTGCCGCCGAGATCGTCGACTATGCCAGCCTGCGCAATGTGCCGGCATGGCTGGAGCGTGCCCTCGCTCGTCCGGCCGTGCAAAGCGGGCTCAATATTCCTTCTCGCAGCTAG
- a CDS encoding DUF2934 domain-containing protein, which yields MHSPSEDDIRDRAYALWVEAGSPDGRDQEFWHRAESELAEEAGLDISGQASDVTQPTPPAGIPTH from the coding sequence ATGCATTCACCCAGCGAAGACGATATCCGCGATCGTGCCTATGCCCTGTGGGTCGAGGCGGGATCGCCGGATGGGCGCGACCAGGAGTTCTGGCATCGCGCCGAGAGCGAATTGGCAGAAGAGGCCGGGCTCGATATTTCCGGGCAGGCATCGGACGTCACCCAGCCGACACCGCCCGCCGGCATTCCGACGCATTAG